CAGCCGGCCTGCCCGACTGGCTGGCACTGGATGGTTTTGGCACCCTGGGTGCCTACCGCGCCGACGACCCGGTGGCCAGCGTGCGCGCCGACTCCCGCGCGCCCGCAGCCTCGCTGCGGCAATGGCGCCTGGACGGCGACAGCCTCGCCGGCCTGCAGCTGACGCTGAAAACGCCCGGCGAGACCCGCGCGGTGCTGCAGCTGATCGCCAAGGACGAGGTGCCGGACCGCCTGCGCCCGCGCGTCGAATGGCTGTACGCCGCCTGGGACGCCGGCCCGCAGCTGCAGCTCAAGCTCGGGCGCACCTCGCTGCCGGTGTTCCTGAACTCCGACACCCGCTACCTCGGCTATGCCCAGACCGCGGTGCGGCCGGCCAACACCGTCTACCAGCTCAATCCCATCACCCATGTGGACGGCGCGAACGCGCTCTGGAACCAGCATGGGTCGCAGGGCGACTTGAGCCTGGAGGCGGCGCTGGGACGCTCCAAGGTCGAGGTCGCGACCGGTTCCATCGACGCCGACCGCGTCGCCACCCTGGTCGGCAAATGGACGCGGCGCAACTGGACGCTGCGGCTGGCCCATGCCCAGTACCGCATCGACGCGCGGCTGCCGGTGTTCGAGCAGCTGTTTGCGCAGCTGCGCTCGGGCAGCACCGGCTGCAGCAACTGCGCCGCGGTGCTGGACGCGCGCGGCCGCGCGCAGGGCCTGCAGGTGCGCACCGAGACCATCGCCATGGTCTACGACAACGGCCGCTTCGCCCTGCAGGGCGAAGCCATGCGGCGCGCCTCGGATGGTCTGCTAATCCCCGATGTGCGCGCCTGGTATCTGCAGGCCAGCCTGCGCCTGGGCGCCTTCACGCCCTATGCGGTGATCGGCCAGCAGCGTTTCACCGAGGCACCGCTGGGCCTGCTCACCGATGCGCAGGCCGGGCCCGCGGCGGCCGCGGCGAATGCGGCCCTCGACCGCTATCTGCAGGCACCCAACGACCGCCACATCTGGCAGCTGGGCCTGCGCTGGGATCTGCGCGAGAACCTGGCGCTGAAACTCCAGCTCGAGAGCCTGCGCCACACGCGCGAGACCGGGCTGGGCCTCAACACCGTGGTGAGCTACCCCTTCGCACCGCCGCTGGGCGGCTATACCGGCCCGCGCTGGGACGGGCAGGTGCGGGTGCTGACGCTCAACCTCGACCTCGTGTTCTGAACCTGGCCATGCTGCTGCGCCTCTTGCTCTGTCTATACCTGCTGCTGCCGGGCCGGCCGGCCCTCGCCGCCGAGCCCAGGCCGCTGCGCATGGCGGTGATCCCGGCCTGGGGCGCGCCCTATGCGATCTTCAAGGACGGCGCGCTGGTGGGCGGCATCGACTTCGATCTGGCCCAGGCGATCGGCGAGGCGCTGCGCCTGCCGGTCCAGCATGTGCTGCTGCCGCGCCCGCGCGTGGACGCCGCTGTGGCCGCCGGCGAGATCGACCTGCGCTGCCATCTGAGCCCCGAGTTCACGCGTATGCCCGAGCAATACCTGTGGAGCAGCCCGCTGCTGGAGCTGGAGAACGTGCTGGTGGGCCACCAGACCGCCGAGGCCCTGGCCAGCCTCGAGCAGCTGCCGCGCGGCCAGGCGCTGGGCACGGTGCTGGGCTTCGTCTATCCCGGCGTCGACGAGCGCGTGGCCGACGGCCGCCTGCGGCGCGACGACACCATCGCCATCGAACGCTCGCTGCAAAAGCTCAGCCTCAACCGCGTGCCCTACGCGATCGCCGAGCAGCGCGAGGTGAGCTGGTACCAGCGCGCCAACCCCGGGCACAACATCGCCTACTGGCGGCTGCCGCTGTTCAAGGCCGAATTCCGTTGCGCCGTGCCCAAGAGCGGGCGCGGCGAGGCTGGGGGCAACGGCGGCGAACTCATGCTCGCCGCCATCGAGCGGCTGCGCAGCAGCGGGCAGATCGAGCGCATCCTGGCCCGCTACCTGGTGAGCCAGCCGGTGGTGGTGAGCTCGGCGCGGAGCCCGCTGGCCCGGCTCAGCAGGCAGGAGGTGAGCGAGCTCTACCTCGGGCAGGCGCGTGCCCTGCCCGACGGCAGCGCGCCACAGCTGCTGGCCAGCGGCGGTGCGCTGCGCGACGAGTTCTACGCCAGGGTGCTGGAGCGCGATGCGGCCCAGGTCAAGGCCGCCTGGTCGCGCCTGGTGTTCAGCGGCAAGGGCCATGCGCCGCGCGAGTTCGCCGATCCGGCGCAGCTGCGCGCCGCGCTGCTGGCCAACCCGGGTGCGATCGCCTATCTGGACGCCAGCCAGGTCGATGCCAGCATGAAAGTGCTGTACGCGCCCTGATGGACACCAGCGCGGCATGCCGCGCGGCTATGCTGGCGCCTTCGCTTCCACCCAGGCCCGCCACCCATGCAGATCGAGCAGCTCCAGCAGGAAATTCCGCGCATCTTTGCGCCCTGGATCGCCCAGATGGGCCTGGAGGTGCTGAGCGCCGAGCCCGGCCGCGTGCGGTTGCGCCTGCCGGTCAAACCCGAGTTCGTGCATGTGGGCGGCGTGATGTGCGGGCAGGCCGCGATGGCCGCGGCCGACACCGCCATGGTGCTGGCCATGATGGCCACGCTGGGCGAGTTCCGGCCCATGACCACGGTGCAGCTGCAGACCAGCTTTCTGCGCCCCGTCAGCGGCACGCATTGCCTGATCGAGGCCCAGGTGCTGCGCAGCGGCAAGAGCCTGGCCTTCGGGCAGATCGACATCCTGGGCGCCGACGGCAAGCTCGCCGCCCAGGCCACCACCACCTACGCCCTGCTCTGAGAGGCTGTGAAGCAATGGCTTACGCCCGCGTGAGGCCCCCAAAGGGGTCCAATCTAGGCGCCGACGCGCAGTCGTGCTGTACGCCCGACAAGCGTTGGCAACAACGAGTGGGCGCCTTTGGGGGCCTCACCCTGTGGGCCGGGGGGTCCCAGGGCGCAGGCGGGCGTTGCAGCCCTGGCCCGGACGCGAGTCCGGGCGGCGGCCTGCGCCTACTCCCGCGCCCTGGGATCCCCCGGCGCGGGCGCAAGCCATTACTTCACAGCCTCTAAGCACCATGGGCCTGGACTACCGCACCGCCTTCGACCTTGCACCGATCGGCCTGGTGCTGTCGGAGAACCGCCAGATCCTCGACTGCAACCGCCATGTGCTGGCGATGTTCGGCGCCGAGCGCGAGCAGTTCATCGGCCACAGCTTCGAGCTGCTCTACCCCAGCCCGGCCGAGTTCGAGCGCACCGGCGAGCGCATCGTCGCCAGCCTCGATCGCCAGGGCTATTACGCCGACGACCGCATCATGAAGCGGCTGGCCGGGCCGCGGCGCGGCGAGCTGTTCTGGTGCCATGTCTCGGGCCGCGCGCTCGACCCGCGCAACCCTCATGCCCAGGGCATCTGGAGCTTCGAGGACCTCTCCGCGCACCGCCAGCTGAAGGCCGTGCGCGCCGAGCTGACGGCGCGCGAGCGCGAGATCGCCGCGCTGCTGATCGAGGGCCTGACCAGCAAGCTGATCGGCAAGAGGCTGGCCATCAGCCCGCGCACCGTCGACGTCTACCGCGCGCGGCTGATGAAGAAGTACGGCGCCGCCACCACGCCGGATCTGGTGCACAAGCTATTGGTGGGTTGAGGCGCGGCGCTGCGCCCAGGCCAGCAGGGCCATCGCGGCCAGCACCAACGCCAGGCCCAGCAGCTGCTGGCCCGTGATGGGCTCGCCCAGCACCAGGGCCGAGAGCAGCAGGGCCGATGCCGGCATCAGCGCCGTCAGCAGCGCGGCCTGGGCAGCCGAGATGCGCGCCGCACCGGCATACCAGAGCACAAAGCCCAGCACCGTGGGCACCAGGGCGTAATAGGCAATGCCGGCCAGCGCCGCCGGGCTCATCCAGCGCCCGCCGGCCTGCGCCAGTTCCAGCGCGGCCATCGGCAGGGCCAGCAGCAGGCCGCCGCCCACCATCAGGGTGGCGAGCTGCAGCGGGTGCAGGGCCCGGCGCAGCTTCTTGTTGAGCAGGATGAACAAGGCCTCGCAGAGCACCGCACCCAGCAGCAAGACCTGGCCCCAGCCCAGGCCGATGCCCGCCTGCCGGAGGTTCAGCGCCAGCACGCCCAGGCTGGCCAGCGCGATCGCCGCCAGCGTCGCGGGCGCAGGCCGCTCGCCCAGCACCAGCACCGCGAACAGCGCCGCCACCGCCGGCAGCGTGCCGGTCAGCACGCCGGCATCGGCCGCACTCACCCAGGCCAGGCCCTTGATCAGCAACACCGTGTAGCCGACGCTGCCAGCGCCGGCCTGCAGCCACAGCAAGACCTGGTCGTGCCGGTCGGGGCGCGGCAGCGCCAGGCCGCGCCAACGCAGCAGGCCCAGCAACAGCGGCAGCGCGAGCGCAAAACGCAGCGCGGTGGCCGCGAACGGCGGCGCCCCCGCCGCGATCAGCTTGCTGACCACCACCGTGCTGCCCACCAGCAGCATCGCCAGCCCGGCATAGGCCTGGCCCTTGCGTTCATCCACCATCATCGCGCCCTCCAAAGGCTCAGATGCTGGCGGACGGATGGCGCGCGGTCTTGAACGAAATTGCAGCGCGGTAGGCGCCGGGCGTGAAACCCAGGCAGCGCACAAAGGCCCGGTGCATATGGCTCTGGTCGGCAAAGCCGGCCGCGCCCGCCGCCTCGGCCAGGCCCGTGCCGCGCGCGATCAGGCGGCGCGCCAGCGCCAGCCGGTGCTGCAGCAGATAGGCGTGCGGCGGCAGGCCATAGGCGCGCGCGAAACTGCGCAGCAGCTGGTAGCGGCCGAGGCCGCTGGCCTGCGCCAGCTCGTCCAGCCCCGGTGCGCGCTGCGGATCGGCCAGCAGGCGCTCGCGCGCACGCGCCATTTCAAGCGGGGCCGCGGCGCGCGAGTGCTGCGCCAGGGCGCCGCAGGCCGGCAGCAGCTGGGCCAGGCTCTCCAGCAACAAGGTCTCCAGCAGCAGGGCCGAGGGCGCAGCGCCCTGCTCCATCGCCATGAAGAGGCGCTGCAGCGCGCGGCGCAGGCCCGCATGGGCCAGCACCGGCGGCGTCAGCGGCACCTCGCCCAGCTGCGGCCGCAGCGCCGCGCCGCAGGCCTCGAACAGCGCCGGCTCCAGGTAGAGCATGCGCCATTGCCGGCCCTGCGCATCGAGCGCCCGGCCGTCGTGCACCTCGCCCGGATTCACCGTGATGAGCTCGCCCGCCCGCGCCTCGACCGGCCCGCGCCCACTCGCCGAGCGCTGGCCGCCGCGCTCGATCAGGCCGATGCCATGCTGGTCGTGACTGTGGCGCGGATAGCTGCGCGCGCCGCTCATCTGCAGCACCAGGCAACCCGGCAGGGGTGAAGGCAGCACGCGCCGCAGCTCTTGGAAGGCCATCGCGCCAGCATGCCAGCCGCCGGGC
This portion of the Paucibacter sediminis genome encodes:
- a CDS encoding substrate-binding periplasmic protein, giving the protein MLLRLLLCLYLLLPGRPALAAEPRPLRMAVIPAWGAPYAIFKDGALVGGIDFDLAQAIGEALRLPVQHVLLPRPRVDAAVAAGEIDLRCHLSPEFTRMPEQYLWSSPLLELENVLVGHQTAEALASLEQLPRGQALGTVLGFVYPGVDERVADGRLRRDDTIAIERSLQKLSLNRVPYAIAEQREVSWYQRANPGHNIAYWRLPLFKAEFRCAVPKSGRGEAGGNGGELMLAAIERLRSSGQIERILARYLVSQPVVVSSARSPLARLSRQEVSELYLGQARALPDGSAPQLLASGGALRDEFYARVLERDAAQVKAAWSRLVFSGKGHAPREFADPAQLRAALLANPGAIAYLDASQVDASMKVLYAP
- a CDS encoding PaaI family thioesterase yields the protein MQIEQLQQEIPRIFAPWIAQMGLEVLSAEPGRVRLRLPVKPEFVHVGGVMCGQAAMAAADTAMVLAMMATLGEFRPMTTVQLQTSFLRPVSGTHCLIEAQVLRSGKSLAFGQIDILGADGKLAAQATTTYALL
- a CDS encoding PAS and helix-turn-helix domain-containing protein, translated to MGLDYRTAFDLAPIGLVLSENRQILDCNRHVLAMFGAEREQFIGHSFELLYPSPAEFERTGERIVASLDRQGYYADDRIMKRLAGPRRGELFWCHVSGRALDPRNPHAQGIWSFEDLSAHRQLKAVRAELTAREREIAALLIEGLTSKLIGKRLAISPRTVDVYRARLMKKYGAATTPDLVHKLLVG
- a CDS encoding DMT family transporter gives rise to the protein MMVDERKGQAYAGLAMLLVGSTVVVSKLIAAGAPPFAATALRFALALPLLLGLLRWRGLALPRPDRHDQVLLWLQAGAGSVGYTVLLIKGLAWVSAADAGVLTGTLPAVAALFAVLVLGERPAPATLAAIALASLGVLALNLRQAGIGLGWGQVLLLGAVLCEALFILLNKKLRRALHPLQLATLMVGGGLLLALPMAALELAQAGGRWMSPAALAGIAYYALVPTVLGFVLWYAGAARISAAQAALLTALMPASALLLSALVLGEPITGQQLLGLALVLAAMALLAWAQRRASTHQ
- a CDS encoding AraC family transcriptional regulator encodes the protein MAFQELRRVLPSPLPGCLVLQMSGARSYPRHSHDQHGIGLIERGGQRSASGRGPVEARAGELITVNPGEVHDGRALDAQGRQWRMLYLEPALFEACGAALRPQLGEVPLTPPVLAHAGLRRALQRLFMAMEQGAAPSALLLETLLLESLAQLLPACGALAQHSRAAAPLEMARARERLLADPQRAPGLDELAQASGLGRYQLLRSFARAYGLPPHAYLLQHRLALARRLIARGTGLAEAAGAAGFADQSHMHRAFVRCLGFTPGAYRAAISFKTARHPSASI